In the genome of Streptomyces sp. NBC_00433, the window CGAGCGCGGGGCCGCGCCACAGCGACAGCGCCCTGGCGAAGCTGCGGGAGGCCGCCTCGTGGCGCCCGGAAGCCGCCTGCGCCCGCCCGTCGGCGGCCAGCTCGCGGAAGTCCGCCACGTCCAGCTCGCCCGGGTCGACCCGCAGCACATACCCGGCCGGGCGGGTGGTCAGCCGCTCCTCGTCAGGCTCGGCCGCTCCCGACCAGGCCGCCAGCGACTTGCGCACCTGGTACACGTACACGTGCACCGCGGCGGTGAAGCGGCGGGGCGGGAGATCACCCCATATCTCGTCGGCCAGCTGGCTGGTCGACGTCACCTGGCCGGCTCGGATGAGCAGCACCGAAAGCAGCGTCTCGACCTTCGGCGCGCTGACCGACTCCGGTCCTGCCCCGGTGACGGCGCGCAGACTGCCCAACATCTCGAATCTCATGGCGCACTCCTGACGGTCCAGGGCACACAAAGAGCCGGCGGGTCCCCCGCTTCGGCTTACCCGCGCCCCGCGAACGGTGGTCTGGTGCGGCGCGATGCCTGCCGGCCGCGCCCCGCTCCACCCGGCCACGATCGCAGACCCCCCTACAGGGCCACATCCGAGAAAGTACCTACGTCCGTTCGGGGTACGTACAGGAGTTCCGGAACGCGCCTCTCGTGGGGCCCGCGGGCAGCGGCTTCAGCGCCGCCCAAGCCGCGGGGCGGAAGCTGCCGTCGGCCCATGCCCACGGCTCCCGGCACCTGGAGGACATGTCCCATGAACGACATCGACGACTTCGTCACACTGGTACGTGACGAGATCGGCCTGCCGGTGACCGCCGAGCACGCCGCCCTGGGGCTGGACGAGGTGCCCGGCTGGGACTCGGTCCACCTGCTGTCGCTGCTGGCGGTGCTGGAGCGCGAGACCGGACGGCGCATTCCGCTGCCCGCGGTCCTGGAGGCCCCGACGCTGGGCCACATCTACACGCTGGCCGTCGACGGCTGACCGCTCGGGGCCGGCGCTTTAGGTCTGCCCAAGCCGCCGCTTCGACCATGGACCCGCCCGGCCACACACCCGGCTCCCGCCCCCACCGCCCGCCGGAATCGAACCGGCCCGTCCTAAGGATGTCCATGAGGCTCTGGTCAGCCAGTCGTCGTACGAACATCGTCCTGGCCACGGCACTGCTCGGCTGTTCGGTCGCCGTGGTGTCCGAGTCGTCCGCCGCGAGCGCGGCGGTCGGCCTGAACGGCCGCCACTCGTCGTGCGTGAGCGTGCGGGGAGTCCTGGAGCAGACCGTCAAGTACGACACGGTGGGCTCGGACATCGCCGGCACCCCGCCGATGCAGAAGGTCGGCGACACCGCCGTCTACACCGACACCATCTTCGGCTCCGACGGCTCGGTGGTCGGCAAGGCGCTCGGATATGTCACGATCGTGGCGATCCGGCCCTCCGACGGGCACCTGCTGACGGACTACCACGAGACCGTGCAGCTGCCGCAGGGCACCCTGAGCGACAGCGCGAAGCGCCTGGACCGCGACGGGATGATCGCCGGCGAATGGCTGAACTTCTCGGCGACCGGCACCAGCGGCGACTTCGCGGGCAAGGTCGGCTACCGGCGCTGGCGCCTGCTGCCGCCGCTGTCGAACCCGCCGGTGCCCTCGGAGAAGGCACAGGTCGAGATCACGTTGTGCGGCTGACGCGATGGCCGCGCTGAGTGCGAACACGGGAGCGCCGGGCGCCGGCGCCGTCCACATACGGTCGGTCGGCACCGCCCTGCCCGGACCGCCCGTCGACAACGCCACCCTCGGGGAGCGGCTGCGGATGCCGGGCCAGTGGGAGGAGTGGGTGGAGACCTTCATCGGCACCAGGACCCGCCACCTGGCGATCGACCTGGACAGCGGCAAGCCCGCCGCCACCCTGGCCGACCTGTGCGAGACCGCGGGCCGCCGGGCGCTGGACCGGGCCGGGCTGGCGCCCGAGCAGGTCGACCTGGTCGTGATGGGCACCGCCTCCCCCGACGACCTGATGCCCGCCACCATCAACGTGGTCGCGGACCGGCTGCGTATCAACGGGGTGCCCACCTACCAGCTGCAGTCCGGCTGCACCGGGGCCTTCCAGGCGATGCACGTGGCGCAGCAACTGCTGTCGACCGGCGCGTACCGCAACGCGCTGGTGCTGGGCGGCGACGTGACCGCGCGCTTCTACGACTTCGACGTCGACTTCGCCACCCTGCCGCCCGAACACCTCGTGCACTACGTGCTGTTCGGCGACGGGGCGGGCGCGCTGGTGCTCGACACGCAGCCGGTGCCCGGATCGCTGGCCGTGCGCCGGCTGTTCACCCAGCTGACCGGGCTGGACCGGGCGCCGGGGCAGACCGTGCACTGGTTCGGCCCCTCCGACCGCGACTCGACCCGCCCGCCCGCCGAGGAGGACTACAAGGCGATCGAGGAGTCGGTGCCGGTGATGGCCGCCGAGATCCTCGACGACCTGCTCGACGAGGCCGGCTGGGACCGCGACGAGGTCGACTTCCTGCTGCCGCCGCAGCTGTCGGGGCGGATGACGACCAAGATCGTCGACCTGATGGCGCTGCCGGCGGCGACCGAGGTGTCCTGCGTCCGGGACGTCGGCAACAACGGCAACGCCACCCCGTTCTTCCAGCTCGAACAGCTGCTGGCGCAGATCACCCCGGGATCCCGCGCGGTGGGCGTGTCAGTGGAGTCCAGCAAGTGGATCAAGGCCGGCTTCGCGGTCGAGATGGTCTGAGACGAAGGGATTTACCCACGATGCAGGTCCGTGCGACCGGGTGCGAGGTGCGGCGGTGAAGATCGGTCCCGAGGTCCGCCAGCGCCGCCACACCCAGTATTTCACCGGCACCATCCGCGCCTTCTCGCCGGTCTTCCTCGACACCGACGTCGACATGGGGCGGGTGCTGCGGCACCGGGCCGCGCACCCGGGCTACTCGGTGGTCAGCTACGTCGCCGAGGCGACAGGGCGCGCGCTGGCCGCGCACCCGGAGGCCAACGCGGCGCTGCGCGGCAGGCTGTGGCCGCGGCTGGCCCGCTACGACGGCGTGCACGCCAAGATCACCCTCGACAAGACCCTCGACGGCCACCGGGTGGTGCTGGCGACGGTGGTGCCCGACGTGGACACCGCGGGCCTGCCCGCCATCCAGGAGCGGATCTCGCACTTCAGGGACGGCGACCCGCAGACCATGACGGAGTTCGGCGCGGTCCGCGTGCTGCACAAGCTGCCGCGGTTCGTGGGACTGCCGCTCTTCCGGCTGACCACCCGCTCGCTGCGGCGCCGCCCGCAGACGCTGGGCACGGTGGCCATCACCTCCCTCGGGCACCGCCCGGTCAACGGCTTCCACTCGGTCGGCGGCACCACCGTCACCCTGGGCGTCGGGCAGATCGCCGACCGGCCGGTCGTACGGGACGGCGCGCTGGCCGTCGCCCCCGTGATGCGGCTGAATTTCGCCTTCGACCACCGGGTCATCGACGGCGCGGAGGCGGCCGACCTGCTCACCGCGATCAAGGACGGCCTGGAGGCCTACCCGCCGGACGACGACCGCCAGGCCGCACCGGCGGCCGACGTACTCGCCGACATCCCGTCGGGCTCCACCCGCACCAACTGACCGGCGCTCGACGGAAAGGCGGACCGCGCTGACATGGCGGACAAGGCAAGCACGGCGGACAAGGCAGGCACCGCGACGGCGGTGCACCCCGCGGTGGCGGCAGGCATCCCAGGCACCCGGACGCCGACCGGCGCCGACGGCTCCGCGCCCTTCACCGTGGTGGTCGTCGGGGCGGGTCCCGCGGGCACCTCGCTGCTGGAGCGGATCTGCGCCAACATCCCCGAACTGGTGCCCGACCGCCCAGTGCGGGTGCACCTGGTGGACCCGCACCCGCACGGCGGCGGGCGGGTGTGGCGGCAGGAGCAGTCGGCCCTGATGTGGGCCAACACCCCGATGGCCGCGATCACCGTCTTCCCGGACGAGAACATGGCCTGCGAGGGCCCCAAGCCGCCGGGCCCGGCGATCCTTGACTGGGCCCGCACGGCCACCCCGGAGGACCTGGCCGACCCGGTGGTGGCCGACGAGGTGGTCAGGGCGCACCCGCGCTTCTACCCCTCGCGCCGCACCCTGGCCGCGTATCTGTCCAGTGTCGTACGGCGGTTGGTGGCCGGTGCGCCGTCCAACGTCGAGGTGGTGACGCACGCGGACACCGCCGTCGAACTGGTCGACGACGCGCACCGCACCGTCGTACGGCTGGAGTCGGGGGCCGAACTGGTTGCCGACGCGGTGCTGTTGGCGCAGGGCCACCACGATGTGGAGCCGGCGCCGCCGGCCCTCGAACTGGCCCGCTTCGCGGCGGAGCACGGCCTGACGTATCTGCCGGCGCAATATGCCGCGGACGCCGACCTGGACGTGCTGCGGCCCGGCGAACCGGTGATCGTCCGGGGCCTCGCGCTGTCCTTCGTCGACTACCTGGTGCTGCTCACCGAGGGCCGCGGCGGCTCGTGGACCCGGGACGCCGGCGGCACCCTGCAGTACGTGCCGTCGGGGCGGGAGCCGGTGCTCTACGCGGGGTCGCGGCGCGGGGTGCCCTACCGCAGCAAGCTGGGATACAACCAGCTGCTCGGCGAGAAGCCCGCACCGCACTTCCTCACCGCGCAGGTCGCCAAGGAGCTGATCGCCCGGCCCGAGCCGGTGGACTTCGGCCTCGACATCCGCCCGCTGATCCACGCGGAGATGGAACTCGCCCACTACCAGGAGCTGTTCACCGGCCACCCCGACCGGGTGACCCGCCCGTGGCAGGAGGTCGAGGAGGTCTTCGGGCTGCTGGGCAGCGGCCTGCCCGCCGACCGGGCCCGTGTCGACGCGGTGGTCGCGGACTGCGTGCCCGACCCCGCGGACCGCTTCGACCTGCCGGCGCTGCAATACCCGCTGGAGGGCGTACGGCTCGACAGCCCCGACCGGCTGCACGAGCTGATCCTCGACCACGTCACCGCCGACCTGGCGCGGCGCGGCGACCAGCGCTACAGCCAGGACCTCGCGGCGATCCAGGCCCTGATGAACAGCATGGGCCCGATCTTCCAGCTGCTCAGCTCCAACCGGCTGTCGGCGCGCTCGCGCACCAGGGAACTCGACCCGTGGTTCCACGACTTCTTCGGCTACATCGGCAGCGGCCCGCCCGGACCGCGCGCCGAACAGCTGCTCGCGCTGGGCCGGGCGGGCGTGGTGCGCTTCCTCGGCGGCGGCCTGGAGATCGTGCCCGACGCCGACCGCGGGGTCTTCGTGGCCCGCGGCGCCAACGCGCCCGTCGAGGTGGCGGCGACCGCGCTGCTCGAAGCGCGGCTGCCGACCGCCAGCGTCGTACGCAACCGCGACGCGCTCGTCCACCGGCTGTACGAGCGCGGGGCGTGCACCGAGGAGCAGTTGCGGGACGCCCCCGGGCAGCCGGCCTTCAGCTCCGGCAAGCTCGCGGTGCACGCCACCGACCAGCGGGTGCTGGCCGCCGACGGCACCGCGCACCCGCGGCTCTTCGCGGTCGGCGCGTGGACGGCGGGCTTCGGCCCGGCCGGCTTCCCCCGGCTCAACCCGATCGGGTTCATGCGCTGCGACGCGATGGTGCGCTCGATGCTGCGGCTGGGCGCCGCGGTGCCGTCACTGGGGTCGGCGGCGCCCGAGGTGCCCCAACAGGTGGGCTGAAAACGGCGGACGGGCGGCCGCACCCCACTGGCCTGTGGGGTGCGGCCGCCCGTCCGCGTGTCGCGGCCGGCGGTCAGTACGTGCCGATCGTGTCCTCGTAGCGGTCGCGCTTGACGTACATGTCCCAGAAGGTCTCGGCCAGGTCCTTCGGCCAGACCCGCTCGGGCTCGAAGCCCACGGCCTGCGCGCTGGTGGGGCGCCCGTCGAACTGGCGCTGCGCCTCGCTGAGTTCGATGAGCGCGCCGATGGTCAGGCCGCCGGCGTAGATGCCCTTGGGCGCCAGCGACTCGTTGAGCGTCTTGAGGTAGTTGCGCAGGCCGGCGAAGGCGATGCCGACGTTGCTCATCATCGGCAGCGGGTTGGTGCCGGCCGCGCCCAGGCCGAACAGCAGGGCGCCGTCGCCGCGTTCGAGCATCTGCGGCAGCACCAGGTTCACCAGGCGGATCGGCGCCAGCAGCCGCACGTCGAGCTGCGGCTGCAGCCCCGCGAGGTCGAGGTCGAGCGTGGCGACCGGCCGTTCGGTGATGCCCGCGGGGCTGTACTCCGTCACGTCGATCCGGCCGAACCGCTCGTTGATCGCCGCCACGGTGCCGGCGAGCGCGGTGTGGTCGGCCAGGTCCTGGGTGAAGGTGTCCGCCTCGATGCCCTCGCTCTCCAACTCGGCTCGCAAGGCGTCGAGTTTGGACTGCGTACGGGCGACGAGCGCGACCCGGAAGCCCTCCTGGCCGAAGCGCCGGGCGACGCCCAGCCCCAGGCCGGTTCCGGCTCCGAATACGGCAATGGTCTTGGACATGTGCTGTGGGTCCCTCTCTGCAGCGGTGTTCACCAGGTGACGGGCAGTTCGTGCAGGCCGTACATGATCGTGTCGTTCTTGAACGGCAGCTCCGCGAGCGGAGCGGCCAGCCGCAGGTCCGGCAGGCGGGCCAGCAGCGAGGTGAAGACCACGTCCAGTTCCAGACGGGCCAGGTTCTGGCCCAGGCACTG includes:
- a CDS encoding FAD/NAD(P)-binding protein, yielding MADKASTADKAGTATAVHPAVAAGIPGTRTPTGADGSAPFTVVVVGAGPAGTSLLERICANIPELVPDRPVRVHLVDPHPHGGGRVWRQEQSALMWANTPMAAITVFPDENMACEGPKPPGPAILDWARTATPEDLADPVVADEVVRAHPRFYPSRRTLAAYLSSVVRRLVAGAPSNVEVVTHADTAVELVDDAHRTVVRLESGAELVADAVLLAQGHHDVEPAPPALELARFAAEHGLTYLPAQYAADADLDVLRPGEPVIVRGLALSFVDYLVLLTEGRGGSWTRDAGGTLQYVPSGREPVLYAGSRRGVPYRSKLGYNQLLGEKPAPHFLTAQVAKELIARPEPVDFGLDIRPLIHAEMELAHYQELFTGHPDRVTRPWQEVEEVFGLLGSGLPADRARVDAVVADCVPDPADRFDLPALQYPLEGVRLDSPDRLHELILDHVTADLARRGDQRYSQDLAAIQALMNSMGPIFQLLSSNRLSARSRTRELDPWFHDFFGYIGSGPPGPRAEQLLALGRAGVVRFLGGGLEIVPDADRGVFVARGANAPVEVAATALLEARLPTASVVRNRDALVHRLYERGACTEEQLRDAPGQPAFSSGKLAVHATDQRVLAADGTAHPRLFAVGAWTAGFGPAGFPRLNPIGFMRCDAMVRSMLRLGAAVPSLGSAAPEVPQQVG
- a CDS encoding 3-oxoacyl-ACP synthase III family protein, which gives rise to MAALSANTGAPGAGAVHIRSVGTALPGPPVDNATLGERLRMPGQWEEWVETFIGTRTRHLAIDLDSGKPAATLADLCETAGRRALDRAGLAPEQVDLVVMGTASPDDLMPATINVVADRLRINGVPTYQLQSGCTGAFQAMHVAQQLLSTGAYRNALVLGGDVTARFYDFDVDFATLPPEHLVHYVLFGDGAGALVLDTQPVPGSLAVRRLFTQLTGLDRAPGQTVHWFGPSDRDSTRPPAEEDYKAIEESVPVMAAEILDDLLDEAGWDRDEVDFLLPPQLSGRMTTKIVDLMALPAATEVSCVRDVGNNGNATPFFQLEQLLAQITPGSRAVGVSVESSKWIKAGFAVEMV
- a CDS encoding SDR family NAD(P)-dependent oxidoreductase; its protein translation is MSKTIAVFGAGTGLGLGVARRFGQEGFRVALVARTQSKLDALRAELESEGIEADTFTQDLADHTALAGTVAAINERFGRIDVTEYSPAGITERPVATLDLDLAGLQPQLDVRLLAPIRLVNLVLPQMLERGDGALLFGLGAAGTNPLPMMSNVGIAFAGLRNYLKTLNESLAPKGIYAGGLTIGALIELSEAQRQFDGRPTSAQAVGFEPERVWPKDLAETFWDMYVKRDRYEDTIGTY
- a CDS encoding acyl carrier protein, translating into MNDIDDFVTLVRDEIGLPVTAEHAALGLDEVPGWDSVHLLSLLAVLERETGRRIPLPAVLEAPTLGHIYTLAVDG
- a CDS encoding AfsR/SARP family transcriptional regulator; this translates as MRFEMLGSLRAVTGAGPESVSAPKVETLLSVLLIRAGQVTSTSQLADEIWGDLPPRRFTAAVHVYVYQVRKSLAAWSGAAEPDEERLTTRPAGYVLRVDPGELDVADFRELAADGRAQAASGRHEAASRSFARALSLWRGPALDGLGGGPIVEEFVRWAEEARLECEELRIEQELALGRYDRLIAPLRVLTAEHPLREGFARQLMLALHLAGRSSEALTTYREVSRTIDRELGLEPGRGLRELYATVRDADQPLAPVA
- a CDS encoding 2-oxo acid dehydrogenase subunit E2 is translated as MKIGPEVRQRRHTQYFTGTIRAFSPVFLDTDVDMGRVLRHRAAHPGYSVVSYVAEATGRALAAHPEANAALRGRLWPRLARYDGVHAKITLDKTLDGHRVVLATVVPDVDTAGLPAIQERISHFRDGDPQTMTEFGAVRVLHKLPRFVGLPLFRLTTRSLRRRPQTLGTVAITSLGHRPVNGFHSVGGTTVTLGVGQIADRPVVRDGALAVAPVMRLNFAFDHRVIDGAEAADLLTAIKDGLEAYPPDDDRQAAPAADVLADIPSGSTRTN